GGCTGGGCAGCGGGATGTCCACCCAGTGCCGGTCGGTCAGCCACTCGTCCCGGTCGGCGAAGGCGAGCTTCACCGCCTCGGCGAGGTGGTGGTAGTAGTCGGGCGTGCCGTCGCCCCAGGCCGCCACGTCGAAGCCCTCGACCAGGTTGAGGATCTGCAGGGCGGCGAAGCCCTGAGTGTTGGGACGCAGCTCGTACACCGTGTGGCCGCGGTAGTCGGTGCTGATCGGCTCCTCCCACTGCGCGTGGTAGGCAACCAGGTCGTCGGGGCGCAGGGGGGATCCGCCGACCGCCAACGCCCGGCAGAAGCGCCGCCCGAGGTCGCCCTCGTAGAAGCCGGCGCGGGCGCCGTGTGCGGCAATGGCCTCGAGCGAGGCGGCCAGCTCCGGCTGGCGCAACCGGTCCCCCTCGCGCAGCGCCCGTCCGTCGGGTACGAACTGCCGGGTGCTCTCCTCCCCGGACAGCAGCTCGAGGTCCTCGACCAGCCAGTCGCTGAGCGAGCGGGACACCGGCACCCCGTGCCGGGCGTAGTGCACCGCGTCGTCGAAGAGGTCGGCCCAGGCGAGCCGGCCGTGCCGCTCGTGGGCCAGCCGCCAGCCGTCCACGGCGCCCGGCACGGTCAGCGCGGACAGTGCTCCCCGTACCGGCACCTGCTCGGTGTGGCCGCGCTCGGCGTACCAGTCTCGGGTCGCCGTGGCGGCGGCCGGGCCGGAGGCGTTGAGCGCCTGGACCGGGCCGTCCGGACCGGCGATCAGCCAGAATCCGTCCCCGCCGAGGCCCGCCATGTGCGGGTACACGACGCAGAGCAGCGTGTTGACCGCGATGGCCGCGTCGACCGCGCTGCCACCGCGGCGCAGCACGGCCAGCCCGGCGCCGCTGGCGAGCACGTGTGGCGAGGAGACCGCGCCGCGGTCGGCTCGGGTCGGTGGTCGGCCGGTTCGGGGTCCGTGCGGCGCGGTCATCTCAGCCCTCTCCCGGGTACGGTGACGGATCGGCGAACGCGTCGGTGGTGGTGACGAACCCCCAGCACTGCTTGGTGTTGAACACCACGGCGTCCTTGCAGTAGGCGGGGCTGGAGGTGGCGGTGGCATCGGCGATGAGCACCGGGTTGTAGTCGCGGAAGTAGGCGTCCTCCAGCGTGGTGCTGACGCACTGGTCGGCGTTGACGCCACACACGAAGAGGGTCTGGATGCCCTGGGTGCGCAGCACCTGGTCGAGGTGGGTGCCGTAGAAACCGCTCATCCGCACCTTCTCCACCCGGATGTCGTCGTCGGTGATGTGGTCCTGCAGTTCGTCGACCATCCGCGCGCCCCAGGAGCCGGCGGTGAGCACCTGGCCGTGCTCCAGTTCCTCGCCGATACCCGGCTGGTCCCGCCGGTGCTTGAAGGAGTGCAGCGTGGGGGCCCCGAGGTTGCGCAGGTCGGGACGGTTGTGCCAGTAGATCCAGATGACGAACATGCCGTGCCGGCGGGCTGCCGTGACGGCCCGCCGCACACCGGGGATCGCCGCCCGGCACGCCTCGTGATCGAGCCCGGAGCGCTGAGTCCACCCACCGGGCGCGCAGAAGTCGTTCTGCATGTCCACCACCGCCAGCGCGCCCCGGTCGAGGTTGTCGACGAACGGGAGCAGCTCCGCCTCGAAGCGGACCAGTTTCCCCTCGGTGTGGTGGGGTGACAGGTGGACGAAGTCCTCGTACAGGTGCCACCGGTCGGCGCTGGCGCCAAGTTGGACTCCGCCGTCGCCGGTGTCGGCGTAGATCTTTCGGAAGCGCGGCACCGGTCAGTCCTTCCCTTCGTCGCCGCGGGGCACGAACCGCAGCGCCACGGGGATGACCCCGGCCACGGCGACCAGGGCCAGACCGGCCCACCACAACGGTGGGACATCCGCCTCGGTGCCGGCGCTGAGCGCCGGCAGCGCGACGAGGCACAGCACCATGGCCAGCAACAGCCAGCGCAGGTCGTTCACGGCAGCTCCCTTCCGTCAGACGAAGACCAGGGTCAGCAGACCGATCACCACCGCGGCGGCCACCGTCCAGGGCAGCGTCTTGCGCAGCACCGCGCCCTCCTGCCCGACGATGCCGGCGGTGCCGGTGCCGAGGACGATGTTGGCCGGAGCGACGGCGTTGCCGATCGCGCCACCGGCGCTCTGGGCGGCGACGACGGCGTTGCCGGAGAGTCCGGTGCCGGTGGCGACGCCCTGCTGGAGCTGGGCGAAGAGCACGTTGGAGGCGGTGTTGCTGGAGGTCATGAACGCCCCGATCAAGCCGATGATGTTGGCCAGGAAGGCGTAGACGAGCGGCGGGGACACCTGCTCCAGGCCCTGGGCCAGCACGTCGGTCTGGCCCGAGTGCTCCATCACGGCGGCGAGCACCAGGAACGACAGGATGGCGACCGAGGCCGGGGTGGCGTCGCCGGCCAGGCTCGACCAGATCGGCTGGCCGCCCTCCCGCTGCCGCTGCCGGGCGAAGAAGCCGCGTGCCCGGTAGACCAGCCAGGTGACCAGTACCGCGACGGCCAGCGATAGACCCGGGTGGGTGAACGGGGCGATCGGCGAGTACGGTCGCTCACCCTCGTTCACCACGTCGTATCCGGTGTCCGCCCCGGGGAAGGGCGGCCCGAACTCGACCTGGTCGAGCAGGTTCACCACCGGCGGCACCGCGAGGGTGAGGACGGCCACCAGGGTCAGCACGGCGTACGGCAGCAGCGCCCAGCCGAGGCCCATGACGGGTTCGTTCTCCTCCTCGTCCCCCTCACCGGCGTCGTCGCGCATGGCGGGACGTTCCCGAACGTCGCGGGCCGGCTCGCGGTAGCGGGACCAGCGCGACAGCGGATAGAGCGCCACCAGCGCGACGGTGCTGGCGAGGAAGGCGGACAGCAGCGGCTCCCAGTACATGATCACGAGCTGGAGCCCGGCGTGCAGCGCCGAGATGATCAGGATCAGCGGCCAGGCGACCCGGACCCCCCGTGCCCTCCCGGCCATCCACGCGATGGTGACCCCGGCCATCAGCGTCACCGGGGCGAGCAGCACCGCGGTGATCAGCGCGGTGCCCAGCTCATCGTCCAGGTCGACCACCTGCAACGTGGCGATCCAGCCGACCGCCAGGGTGCCGAACATGTTGGCCCAGGCGTGCCCGATCAGCGGAATGGCCACCGCGTAGATGGGACGTACCCCGATCGCCAGCAGCAGCGGCGCCACGATGGCGATCGGCGCGCCGAAGCCGGCGATGCCCTGCATGAAGGAGGCGAACACCCAGCCGAAGCCGAGGACCAGGAACACGTGGTTACGGCTGTACCGGGACAGGCCACGGCGCAGCGCGTCGAATGCACCGGCGGCGGTGCCCACCCGGTACAGCAGCAGCGCCGGCCAGATCACCAGCAGGATGAACACCGCGTCCCAGACGCCCTTGCCGGCGCCCACGGCGAGGGTCTCGAAGGGCGTACGGAAGAAGACCAGCGCGACCACGGCGGCCAGGAACATGCCGACGGGGCCGGCCTCGGGAGCCTTCCAGCGCAGCACCGCCAGCAGGACCAGCAGGACCACGATCGGACTGAATGCCAACAGCCAGTAACCGAGGTTGATCGGCAGAGCCGAGTCCGTCATGTTCGCTCCCGTCCGGATCAGACGCCGCGTCTACCCGATGAGCAGGGACGCATGCGTCCCCCGACCGGCGAAATTTCCGGGCGTAACCGACGGACTACCTGCGGGGGTCGGCGACAGCGGTAAACATGGTTAGCCTGAGAGGCCAGTGAGATTTCTGCGGCAGACGTGGCTCGGCGTCGCGAACCCAACGGCGGGTCCAGGTGCTCTTTACAGAGCTGCCGTTCCGGCGACGAGGAGGAGGCCCGTGACACAACAGACCTGGGACGAGGTGGGCGGCCTGCTGCCGCACGACGAGTTCCGCGCCGCCAGCGAAGCCATCGTGGCCAACATCGAGCAGGTCATCGAAGGCAAGACCGCGACCGTGCGCCTCGCCCTGGCCGTCCTGCTCGCCGAGGGTCACCTGTTGATCGAGGACGTCCCGGGCGTCGGCAAGACGAAGCTGGCCAAGGCCCTGGCCCGCTCCATCGACTGCTCGGTGCGCCGGATCCAGTTCACCCCCGACCTGCTGCCCAGCGACGTCACCGGGGTCAGCGTCTACAACCAGGAGACGCACGACTTCGAGTTCCGCCCGGGCGCGGTCTTCGCCAACCTGGTCGTCGGCGACGAGATCAACCGGGCCTCGCCGAAGACCCAGTCCGCGCTGCTGGAGTGCATGGAGGAGCGGCAGGTCACCGTCGACGGCGTGACGTACCAGCTCCAGACGCCGTTCATGGTGATCGCCACCCAGAACCCGATTGAGATGGAGGGCACCTACCCCCTCCCCGAGGCCCAGCGCGACCGGTTCACCGCGCGGATCGCGATGGGCTACCCGGGCCCGGAGGCCGAGCTCGCCATGCTGGACGGCCACGGCGCCGCCGACCCGTTGCAGGAGCTGCGGCCGGTCTCCGACGCCGACACCGTGCGCCGGCTGATCGCCACGGTCCGCCAGGTGCACGTCGCCGACGCCGTCAAGCAGTACGCCGTCGACCTGGTCACCGCCACCCGGGAGTCGCCCGAGCTGCGCCTCGGCGCGTCCCCGCGGTCCACCCTGCAACTGCTGCGCACCGCCCGCGCGGTGGCGGCGCTGGAGGGGCGCGACTACGTCCTCCCGGACGACCTGCAGGCCCTCGCGGTGCCGGTGCTGGCGCACCGGATCATTCCGACCGCCGACGCCCAGCTCGCCCGGCGCACCACCGACGCGATCGTCTCCGAGCTGGTGCACCGGCTGGCGCTGCCGCAGGACCGCAAGCGCACCCCGTACGACGCGTCCCGGCCCGCCTACCCCGGCAACGGTCGTCCGCCGTTCGAGCCGCGGAGGCCGTGACGTGCGCGACGGGCTGCGCGGTCTGACCACCCGCGGCCGCTCGTTCCTGGCGGCCGCGGTCGCGGCGGCGGTCTCCGCCGGCATCCTCGGGGAGAAGGACCTGCTGCGGGTGGCGGTGCTGCTGGCCGCCCTGCCGCTGCTCGCCGCGCTGTACGTCGGGCGCAGCCGCTACAAGCTCGCCTGCAACCGGTCGCTGGAGCCGCACCGGGTGCCGGTCGGGGCCAGCTCCCGGGTCGTGCTGCGCCTGCAGAACATGTCCCGGCTGCCCACCGGCACCCTGCTGCTGGAGGACCGGCTGCCGTACGCGCTGGGCAGCCGGCCCCGGGTGGTGCTGGAGCGGCTCGGCGCGCACCAGGCCAGCTCGGTGGCGTACACCGTGCGCGCCGACGTGCGCGGCCGGTACGAGGTGGGCCCGCTGGTGGTCCGGATGACCGACCCGTTCGGGCTCTGCGAGCT
This genomic interval from Micromonospora coxensis contains the following:
- a CDS encoding cysteine hydrolase family protein, whose protein sequence is MPRFRKIYADTGDGGVQLGASADRWHLYEDFVHLSPHHTEGKLVRFEAELLPFVDNLDRGALAVVDMQNDFCAPGGWTQRSGLDHEACRAAIPGVRRAVTAARRHGMFVIWIYWHNRPDLRNLGAPTLHSFKHRRDQPGIGEELEHGQVLTAGSWGARMVDELQDHITDDDIRVEKVRMSGFYGTHLDQVLRTQGIQTLFVCGVNADQCVSTTLEDAYFRDYNPVLIADATATSSPAYCKDAVVFNTKQCWGFVTTTDAFADPSPYPGEG
- the ggt gene encoding gamma-glutamyltransferase, which codes for MTAPHGPRTGRPPTRADRGAVSSPHVLASGAGLAVLRRGGSAVDAAIAVNTLLCVVYPHMAGLGGDGFWLIAGPDGPVQALNASGPAAATATRDWYAERGHTEQVPVRGALSALTVPGAVDGWRLAHERHGRLAWADLFDDAVHYARHGVPVSRSLSDWLVEDLELLSGEESTRQFVPDGRALREGDRLRQPELAASLEAIAAHGARAGFYEGDLGRRFCRALAVGGSPLRPDDLVAYHAQWEEPISTDYRGHTVYELRPNTQGFAALQILNLVEGFDVAAWGDGTPDYYHHLAEAVKLAFADRDEWLTDRHWVDIPLPSLLDKEYAARRRALIRPDRAMVMDEVEPGLRYSPQTHRRPPGGDTCAFTAVDRDGLAVSAIQSIYHDFGSAMIAGDTGIIPQNRGSFFSLDETHPNRMEPGKRTFHTLIPGLVCRDGRPWLAFGSMGGEGQPQTHAALLTRLIDFGYDVQQAIEAPRWLMGHTWGTTVKDLSLEGRIGDEVARELQRRRQPVRMLPNWDDNMGHAHAIRIDAERGLLEAGADPRGDGAALGY
- a CDS encoding L-lactate permease; translation: MTDSALPINLGYWLLAFSPIVVLLVLLAVLRWKAPEAGPVGMFLAAVVALVFFRTPFETLAVGAGKGVWDAVFILLVIWPALLLYRVGTAAGAFDALRRGLSRYSRNHVFLVLGFGWVFASFMQGIAGFGAPIAIVAPLLLAIGVRPIYAVAIPLIGHAWANMFGTLAVGWIATLQVVDLDDELGTALITAVLLAPVTLMAGVTIAWMAGRARGVRVAWPLILIISALHAGLQLVIMYWEPLLSAFLASTVALVALYPLSRWSRYREPARDVRERPAMRDDAGEGDEEENEPVMGLGWALLPYAVLTLVAVLTLAVPPVVNLLDQVEFGPPFPGADTGYDVVNEGERPYSPIAPFTHPGLSLAVAVLVTWLVYRARGFFARQRQREGGQPIWSSLAGDATPASVAILSFLVLAAVMEHSGQTDVLAQGLEQVSPPLVYAFLANIIGLIGAFMTSSNTASNVLFAQLQQGVATGTGLSGNAVVAAQSAGGAIGNAVAPANIVLGTGTAGIVGQEGAVLRKTLPWTVAAAVVIGLLTLVFV
- a CDS encoding AAA family ATPase, translating into MTQQTWDEVGGLLPHDEFRAASEAIVANIEQVIEGKTATVRLALAVLLAEGHLLIEDVPGVGKTKLAKALARSIDCSVRRIQFTPDLLPSDVTGVSVYNQETHDFEFRPGAVFANLVVGDEINRASPKTQSALLECMEERQVTVDGVTYQLQTPFMVIATQNPIEMEGTYPLPEAQRDRFTARIAMGYPGPEAELAMLDGHGAADPLQELRPVSDADTVRRLIATVRQVHVADAVKQYAVDLVTATRESPELRLGASPRSTLQLLRTARAVAALEGRDYVLPDDLQALAVPVLAHRIIPTADAQLARRTTDAIVSELVHRLALPQDRKRTPYDASRPAYPGNGRPPFEPRRP